The sequence GAGAGAACAATTCAGCTGCTTACGAGGTCGCTAAGTTGGCATCAATTGAAGATGCCCTAGAGAAGCCCGGGCTATATatggaaattcaaaaaaaaatccctagcATAGAAGGATTACAAGCTTTCCCAGTTCAGCAGTCAAGCACCTGGATGGATCCGATCTTTTCTTACATTAGAGACGGCCAGCTCCTATCAAACCCATTTGAAGTAAAGAAGGTTAAAGTCATAGTCACAAGATTCACTATCGTGAACAGCAAACTCTACAGGAGGGGATTTTCATTGCCTTACTTAAAATGTCTGGATCCTAATGAAGTGATGTATGTGTTGTGAGAGATCCATGAAGGTGTATGTAGGAATCACTTAGGTTCTCGGTCTTTAGTTGGGAAGGAAATCAGGGCAGGCATCTTTTGGCcgactatgaaaaaaaaatgcagttaAGCTcgtaaaaaaaatgtgataagtGTCAACTGTTTGAAAATGTGCAACACATTCTTGGAGAACTAATGACGAGCATTTCTTCACCATGGCCATTTTCCACCTGGAGGATTGACATTGTTGGTCCACTGCCACAAGGGAAGAAACATGTTAAGTTCTTACTTGTTGCCattgattatttcactaaatgggttgaagcaaaGCCATTAGCAATAATCAAGGAAAGAAAGATACAAAGCTTCGTTTAGAAGAACATTGTTTACAAGTTTGGAATCCCAAGGGCGATTATCTCTGACAATGGATGGCAATTTGATAGCCGAAATTTTAGAGAATTTTGTGTAAAGCTGGGAATAAAAAATCACTACTTGTCACCTGACCATCCACAGGTGAATAGACAAACAGAGGTACCAAATCGTACTTTACTCAAACTCATCAAAGCATGACTTAAGGGGACAAAGGGTGCATGGCCAGAAGAGTTACCAAGGTTACTATGGGACTATGGGATAATCGAACAATTACAAGAACGCCAACAAGAGAGACACCATTCAACCTGGCCTTCAGTACAAAGGTAGTTATTCCAGTTGAAGTGAGGTTATCCAGCCTTAGGTGAGCCCATTATGACGAGAGTTCAAACAATGACGAACTAAGGCTAAGTTTGGATTGTTTATCTGAAGTAAGAGACGAGGTAGCCTAAAGAATGGCCCAATATCAGTAGAAGATGGCAAAGTACCACAATCAGAGGGTGAAGCTCAGGAAGTTCAACCCCGACGATATGGTACTGCAAAAAAGTCTCACAAGCCACTAGAGACCCAACCCAAGGAAAGTTAGGCCCTACTTGGGAAGGTCCATATAAGGTCATCTATTACTCAAGAAGAGGAAGCTACTACTTGAAGGACCTTGACAATAATCCATTGCCTCGTCCTTGGAATGTGGAGCACCTCAAGAAGTACTATTAATAGGAAGTACCTAAATCAATAAACTCCGTTCATAGGAGTACCTCGCCTGACGATGCATTAGAAAAGCGAGatttcttttgcttttaatttagcattttttctttcagcATTTTAGTTTGGTCAAATTATTTCTAGTTATTTCCCTTGTAATCCCCTCACAAATAAAGGGTGAATGAAATAATAAGGCTCCATAAGCCATATCTTTTTCAAAAGGCTTGATCTTTGATTCAGTCGTCCATGACAACACAATCTCAAGGGCAAGGTTGTAGACGAGGTTAGATCACAAAAAAGAGATACCCACGGTAAAAACTACAAATGACGAGTTTAAATCATGAAGGAATTGTTGACTGTATAAACTCCATTGACGAGTTTAAATCGTAAAGGaaaattataaatggtaaaaacACCAACAATGAGTTTAAATAGTAAAGgaaattataaatggtaaaaacTCCTACAACTAGTTTAAATAGTAAAGGAAATTATAAACGGTAAAAACTCCTACAACGAGTTTAAATCGTAAAGGAAATTATAAAAGGTAGAAACTCTAATGACAAGTTTAAATCATCAATGGTAAAAACTCCAATGATGAGTTTCAATCATAAAAGATACTTGTTCATGGTAAGAACTCCAATGACGAGTTCAAATCATAGAAAAAACTATTAGTGGTAAGAACTCCCATAATgagtttaaataataaaagatacTTGTTCATGGTAAGAACTCCAATGACGAGTTCAAatcatagaagaaaaaaaaattgttagtatTAAAAGATCGTCAAGGGACTTAATTGACCAACCGTTAATATGTCTAATTGACGAGCTGCAAAAAAGGCCCTTCCAAAAGAAAGGTCAAAGCaatcaaaacaaagaagataATAGGAACTGATGCTACATTCGAAATGATTGATATCTTTTTGAacagaaatgaaagaaaaaaaacctcaaaatagGATGCATCCcaaaatatttattgtttataaAGACGAGATGTAAAAGCCTCAAAACATAAGGCATCCAAAATATCCATTGTTTTTAAGTTAAAGTCTCAAAACAGGAGGCAACCAAAgttctccacacaaaaaaaaaaaaaaaaaaaaaaaaaaaaaaaaaaaaaaaaaaaaaagatattaaaagtCTTTTTTAAGGTGCATCGACGACCTCATCCACGTGACCTTCATCCACTGGTCCATCTTCAATAGCACCATCTTCTTCAACAGCAACGGAAGTAGCTTCCTCTTGTTCCTTAGCTTCATCAGTAAGAAGCTTAGTATTAATGGCCTTAAAGTCAAGGTTGGAGAAGTCCACAACTTGACTATGATGTTTCATTGTCCATCTACACAAAAGCTCAAAGCCTTTGTAATAATGGATGAATTGAAGGTCAGAAAAGTGCTCAGACTTCAGAAACTGATCAATCACTTTCTCATGTTCCTCGTTAGTCCGAAGAAGAGCAACCTGAATCTCATCGTCTTTTTGAGCGACAAGTAGTTTCTCCACCTTCAGCACCTCGTTGAGCTCTGTAACCTTCCCTTTTGCCTTCGTAGCTTCGTCCATAGCCTCAATCAGATCTTTTTGCAGCCTTGAGCTTTCTGCTTCCACAGATTCGACCTTTAAGTTGGCCATCACTACCTTCTCTTTGGTGCTCAGATAGTCGGTCATTAAACGTAGTGACTCTCCATGAACCTAAAAGAAGAGTACATAGTTAGACTCTATGGACAGAGCAAAAAATTCAATGACGAAGAAACAATTGAGTATAATACTTGCACCGATTTATGTATGTGACGACTGACTAACTTGTGAGACAGGATGGAAGACAAACCCTTAAGCTCCTCGTTTGTAATCATGTTATGAGCCCGACCAAGAGCTATAGCCGGGTCCTCCCAGACACTTTTTCCAACCTTGCTCTTCCCTTTAGAGCAAGTGGTGGGTCATCATCTTGAGGGACGGAGTTGGAGAAGAAGAAACAGTACGAACGGTGGGAGAAATGGTCGTCTCACCTCTTTCCTCATTCAGTTTGCGTTTCTTCGTTTCAACAACCAGTTGAGACAAAGGTTCATTCTTCATTCCCTTAACACGTGCATATTTGTCCTTGCTGTATTTAGTGGCCATCTTTGCAAAAACAAAACCAGAGAGAGGGAtaagaaacagaaataaaaataaaaggaagatcAAAAAAAGGGATACATGTACTTTTCTCTTCTCGGTGTATTTTTCTCAGCACGTATTCAAAAGGCTTAGGTCTAAGCCAGTGATCATACAGACAACGAGGATCCACCAAATCGTCAAAGTCGTTGATCCTGCAAGCAAACTCCAAAGCAGCTATAACTCGGCTCTAATAGCGACTCTCTAAGATAGGTTGTTCAGAAGCTGCAAAACAGGTATCAAGAGAACCATTACGTATATGAAACAGAGGtcatctttaaaataaataaataaaaaagttcaaaaagaCGCACCAAGAGATGGGATCTCCCATTTCCATAGTAACCATGGGACTTCGGCCCAAAGGTCGTCAGTCATGGTTTTCCACCCAGAGCTAGAAACAAAAGAGTATCGTGATTTCCAATCACAGAAGGAAGAAGGGAATCTAGAGACAATCCAAGAATTCCTATTCCAAGGCAAAAGCTCATAATACCCATAATGGGTAGAGGGTTTCAGACAATATAAATGAAGGAACTCGTTCAATGATATCATGTCCCCTTCATGGACGGATACCTAAATCGACATACAACATAGAATTAACCAAGGGCAAGATTGAGGGAGGAAAAACGCAACATTATAAATGCGTGAATGGGGAAGTGAAGGCCATACGAGAAGGTAGCTTTGTAGAAGCACACCTCGCCATGGGCAAAGGCGTAAGCTTTCTTGTTTGGGCGAGGTAAGCAAGCAACGGTGCCGCGAGGGAATTGGAATCTTTTTCTTATGGACTTCAACTGTTTTGTCTTTAAACAGCAAGACTCAGAGAGGGCATGGAAAGGGAGCGAAGAAAAGGGCGAAGGTGGGTTTGGAGTTTGCAAAGGCTTCAACACTGTAGTGTCCACACCTAGCTCCTTAGACTCATAGTTTGAAGACAGGCCCATCTCAAGCTTGCTAGACCTAGCTTTAGAATCTCCCTCATCTATGATGGCCATCTCCAAATGATATTTAATCAGAGAGCATCGGATTAGGGGATAAAGGGTAACTAAGACAAGTCTAAACGCAGCACAACTGCCAGGTAAGAACAAACTTACTTGGGGACATTTCCCACTAGAGTGTTCAAGAAAAAATCCTAGCCtagcaaagaaaaaggaaacagGGGGAGTTTGTTGCCtaagagaaacaaaatcaaCCATTAATGGAGATTCGAAGTAAAGAAAGCTTACCAGGATGAAGTTGGGAGCTTTTGAGAGCTTCAAACTTCAGAGACAAAGgttgaagaaggaagaaaaataagaaaacggTTTCTCAGAAAGGAAGAAATGAAAATCAAGGCGCAGGAAATTCTATGAAATTTCCACACGCGTGACGAATGGGAAAGAAACATGTCTCAATTGCCTAACAGGGAAGTTGCGTCACATTTATGGTGATTGAACAAGAATCTTGGGAAAATAATGTAGGTGGACCATCAAAACCTTTCGTATTCCTTTGCATGCCCAAACCAATGACAAGCAATAGGAACAAAGGGGTAACTAACGAATAGCGATAAAATGGCCTTCCATACTACAAACCATCCAAGCAAGTGATGAGTTAGGTATGGACGAGCGTAAGCACATTAATTCCAAACATAAATTCAGCATTTAATGACCAAATGATGAATGGATATAGAGTCATTACCGCTGTCAAATTCTCTACATTTAATGGCCGTTACAAACCTTAAATGGCTAGGATTAACTAGTCATTACTGTGCCATTAATCCTCCAGCTTAGGCAATGTAATGTGAGGCCAACAGATTGGATATTTACTCACACAAAGGCTATATAAAGCTAAGAGAGACAAGTAAGTGATTCATTctgaacacacacacaaattgcTTTATAGATTATTGATTTCTAAAGAGTTTAAGTTAATTTAAGTACCGGATGATCCTTGGCAAGCCCCAAACTGGTGTCATCTCATCACTTGGTGTTTTCTCTTAATAGGAACACACGTCATCCAACGGTACTGACGAGAACCATACTCATTGTGATGGAACTATAGTTGGACTAGGGGGGGCAGTGGCCCccctaaattttttcaaatttgttttagtgtgtgtatatatatgtgtgtgtgtattaattttagcaatttgtttcaataaatttgTACTTTGCCATCTCAACAATATTATTGATCTTTTTAAAGgctataaaaatttttattgatctaaaatttgaaataaatttaacaagcttaacaacaaaatttaccaaaaacaaacttaaGCCCAAACAACACCCCAAAACAAACTCACGCAagacacaaacaaaaaataaaataaaataaaaaattcctaaGCCAATTCTAACTAGTCTAAGTGAACACCCACACACATTTGACAACACAcaagacaccaaaaaaaaaaagttttaaaaaaagctTAACTTTCTAAATTGGGAAGTGCTatattcacaacaaattacatgTGGTAAgctgttattggttctaatttgaatccactacttaaattacttttttgctcacTTATAACAACCAAAATAACCTACCATTTacgatttgttgtgaaaatgtaatgaaaatattgtggatataacatttctcttctAAATGATTGTTTACTTggagtttcaaaaaaatatttgtttatacTTTTGCCCCCCTAACTCTAAGTCCTAGCTCCGTCCCTGCATACTCACGAAACGAAATGCTTTTTATCACTAATGAAACAcacaaacgaaaaaaaaaaaaaaaaacccaaaacgaCAGGTTCACTACGATGAGCTCTTTCATAGACAACCGGAATGTTCTATTAGACTTACATACGTGTTGGTTTTGGAATAGCGCCAGAACATGtacttagatatttttttttttcgttagaACCATCCTCttactctgtctctctctctctctcgtaatCTCTTATCCTCCAAACAATTTATCAAGATATTTTTTACTTCAACCAGTACACCAAACTGAACCAGCAGGTCATGGCATCTTCTGCAACCCATATCTCTGTTCTTTATTTCGCCAACCCAATACTGCCCAAAAGACCTTCCTCACCTTCCATGTTAAACCCAAAAGCCATGGCCAAAGAGCTTCACTTGAACCAAGATGGTTCAACCACAAAAAAGCTTCAGGTTACAGTCCATGGCACTAGTTCTTCAACACCCACATTTGTATTTTGCTGGGCTTGATTTGAATGTCTGGTTTGGACTTTGGTGATGCAGGCAGGGGTGGACATGGTGGCTGAACTTGTTGGGGTGACTTTGGGTCCAAAGGGGAGGAATGTGGTATTGCAGAACAAGTACGGACCTCCAAAAATTGTAAATGATGGTGAAACTGTTCTCAAAGAGGTATTGCACACGTACCCATTTGTCCATTACCCTTTTCACATTCTCCTTTATCTTGTCCATTTCATTATTTGGTTACACATTTTAAGTTGACAATTATGGCATAGGTGGCTGGAAATTTAAATTACTATTAGTTCCAATTTTCATACAGAGttgattattaattatttgtctTCCTAGTCCTAGAAGTTTACCATGATTGTAAGACTTGTAGTTTTGGTTTGAGATTATGCATTTAAGTTAAGTACCATTGAAGCTGTGTTTCAAATGCTTGTACAATTGTGGAAGCCAAGGTTTCAGCATGAGAAATGGTTCCCCGCTTTATATATTATCCAGACCTGAAACAATTAAGTGATAGTAAGATAAAAATCAATTGGCTGCGGTATGTAGAACAACTATTACTATTTTTTGTGTATATCCTATATGCAAGTACGATTGTACTTTGTAAGCAAGAAACAACATATAAGAGGACAAGCAGATGTCTTTCATGGCGAGTGCAAGTGCAGTAAGAGAGAAATGACTTATACCAGGACATATACCTATTTTATATCTTTATCACAATTTGCTGGggattttcttcatctttcatTATCTACTTGCCTCGTtgcaacattttttaattttatttgacaCCTTTTGATCTCTTACATTATGCATGTATATCAAATTGACAATTTCATGTTGAgcttattttgtatatataaatatgtgagTTGACTTTCAAGTTTTTCACTTATATCATGGCGAGCTTATAGCATTTCATCTATATCAAACATGGCATTATGGCCATGATTTAATATtcgattttattttttaggggtTTGTCAATGACTTTAAAAGAAATCTCTATAGAAAGTAACTTCATTTCATTCCCTCATCCCCCTTAATTCTTGCTATTGTTTTACTTCAAATCATTTTTCTCTGACACAATGGTGGAGTAACATCATTAGCAAAAGGAAAATTCtaattattcaaattacatCATTAACAGAAAGAAAATCTAATATTTAAATCATAACTTTTCTTATCAGGTGCTTTCTCCTTAACTGGttctaaattgttttatttagaTTGAATTGGAGGACCCTTTGGAGAATGTTGGAGTTAAACTGGTGAGACAAGCTGGTGCCAGAACAAATGACCTTGCTGGTGATGGTTCCACTACATCAATCATTCTTGCTCAGGGTCTAATTGCTGAGGGTTTGAAGGTATGAATTGGATCCTGTACATGAGTAGCCATATTACTACAACAAAAGAAGTTTTGCTTTGATGGGTTAAGGACCACTGCATATTCTGCCATTGTGATATAATGGCGTGCTTTCTAAACAAGGAAATACCTGGAAGGCACTAAAAACACTAGGCAACAAATGGCAAGGCTTTTTAACATTGTGAATGTGCACTTCTCAATAAGACGATAGATAATTTGTGAATTAAGAAGACAGTAGTTTTGAGCAGGTTCTACACCAATAAGGCCTTACCATCTAGGTTAGGTTGtgtcataaaaaattatacagaAGGCAGGGCTTGTCAATTGCCTAATGAAATTGCTTATATGGAGTTAATATCTCTTACAGCTTTCTCTATATTAAAGGCACTTCTTTTGCCAACATATATAAAGGTACCTCCACTTTGAATGGATTAGGAAGTTATGTCAAGCTCTgtcaatattttgttttaattattgaacCTTTCCTAGGTTATTGCTGCTGGTATGAATCCTGTCCAAATTGCTCGTGGGATTGAGAAGACTGCAAAGGCCCTTGTTTCTGAACTGAAATTAATGTCCAGAGAGGTAAACaagatatttttcttgttttggtttCTCCAAGaagtattttctcattttagcTGAATTAAACTGCAATACATTTCAAATGTATGCAGGTTGAAGATAATGAGCTTGCAGATGTTGCTGCAGTTAGTGCGGGAAATGATCATGCGGTGGGAAACATGATAGCTGATGCTCTTCATCAAGTGGGAAAGAAGGGTGTAGTGAcaattgaaaaaggaaaaagtaccGAGAACAGTTTACAAATTGTAGAAGGAATGCAATTTGATCGTGGATATTTGTCTCCTTACTTTGTAACTGATCGACAAAAGATGACAGTGGAGTTCCACAATTGCAAGGTAGGAATTGTACAATTTTCATAGTCTGGCATGTTCTCCCATGAATTGTTAGAAGGTGTGAAATGTTTTGTTTGCAGTTACTTTTGGTCGACAAAAAAATCACAGACCCAAAGGAGATGTTTAAAATATTGGACAGTGCAGTTAAAGAGAAGTATCCAATTGTGATAGTTGCAGAGGGCATTGAGCAGGAAGCTCTGGCTCCAGTAATTAGAAATAAGCTCAGGGGTGTGCTGATGGCGGCTGCTATTAAGGCTCCTGCCTTTGGTGAGCGCAAGAGCCTCTACTTAGATGACATCGCCATCTTGACTGGAGGTAGTGGATTAAACACCAGAACATAGATATTATAGCATTGATTTTGATAGTGCTTATATGTCAATTACAACAGCTACAAGCGTATATTTCCTTTCATTGGATGAGGCAAAAGAAGGAAGCAACTTTAACTTTATTGGGTATTCCAGTTACCCAAATTCTATGCCTATGCACTTAGGGTTGTTGAAACACCAAATATTAACATGCTGTTTTCAGTAGCTTTTTGAGGTGAACAATAAAAAGACATCCTTTTGGGCTATATCTCAGTGATAATAATAGTAACAACAAGTAGTCTTAGTAGCAATAGTAACACCACTACTACTAGTACTACTAACAGACAATGCACCGAATTAATCTAGGTTTGCAAATGATTGCTGTTTGATATTCTGAGAtgctttataaaaaataaatatatacattttcatttaaatttaaatattaaaattttgtttcttatgtTTCTCTTTAGCCCATCTTGAATATATTTACATAGTGGGTCCCTTGCCCAGAAAAATGGGGGAATGATTGTAGGTTAATGCAAAGTTAGCCACATCTCGTAAGCACAAATTCTTTAGGAAAATGGATATAAGGTTAAATGGGATTTGATGATAGCAAATTCATGTAACCAAACTCACATAGTTTGTGTTAAGACTTAATTAGTTGAGTTGTTCTTTCATCCCTTCCACATTTTGCCTTTTACGGTTCTTCAtgctcttgcattcttggatcttgATAATTTTTGCAGGTACTGTAATCAGAGATGAGATGGGTTTGACCCTTGAGAAGGCTGGCAAGGAGGTATTGGGCTCCGCTACCAAGGTTTTGATAACCAAGGATTCTACATTACTAGTCACAGATGGGAGCACTTGTGAAGCGGTTGAAAAGCGGGTTTCTCAAATCCAGGGGCTTGTTGAGGTGCAACTAACATCTCTATAGCCGCATTGGTGTATCATCTGCTTTGAAGTTTCATATTTAATGTTAATTGCATGAGTAAATAAGCACGCTTTAACACTAGTGCACTGCTGAGTTGTAGAAAGAATTGATGTGCTGTTAGCATTCCCATGAATACCAATGGGATGGTTTCTTGTTTTGCAGAATActgaagaaaattttcaaaagaagataCTAAATGAAAGAATAGCTAGGTTATCAGGGGGAATTGCCATTCTTCAGGTAATCAAAGTTATGTTTACAGCCCGCATCTTGCCAATCTGGGAGTCTGGAGGCTGTAGCTCACTGTCTAACTGACAGACTGAGTTTTATCAATTTAATCCTAGGTAGGAGCACAATCACAAGTTGAGTTGAAGGATAAACAACTCAGGATTGAAGATGCTTTGAATGCAACCAAGGTAGAAAATCTCTTTTTTATCTCATTAGAAGCTGGTTTGTGAATCAGTAAAGAAACCTACTAACTTGGAATATTACAGTCAGCAATTGAGGAAGGTGTTGTAGTTGGTGGGGGATGTTGCCTTTTGAGGCTATCTACAAAGGTAGATGGCATCAAACAACTATTGGACAATGAAGAACAGAAGGTAGATATCTGTCTTTTACTTCCAGATTACATATCACAATCAGTGGCCTTAATATTTGAAGTCCACTTAAGTTCATTTCTGAATTTCTAAATCAAGTGTATGTCATATATTACATATCCACATGGTGTTGTAGTGATGCAATTAGTTTCCTGTGACTGTATATAAAAAGATTGTGATGTTAGAAATAGAAGTGCTTTGCAGATTGGAGCTGAGATCTTCCGAAGAGCTTTGTATTATCCTGCAAGACTGATTGCCAAAAATGCAGGTGTAAATGGCAGTGTGGTTATAGAAAAGGTCTCTGCACAATAagccttattttatttttaagtaaattgagattaaaaaaataataattttgctGTTTGTTATAGATATACAATCCATAAACTGCCCTGTTAAATAATCCTTGCAGATTCTTTCTAATGATAATATTAACTATGGGTACAACGCTGCAAGAGACTGTTATGAGGATTTGATGAAGGCAGGAATTATAGATCCATCAAAGGTATCATCAATTGAATGATTTTATTGCTAATGAGCTCTAGTTTAGATGGCACCTCCTCTCCCTATAAGAAAGGGTGGAGGgtaaggttgtgggttcaaaacccacTGGATGCATATGTAAACTTACAAATCAAATGTAAAATGAATGGATTTATTAGAAGATGCCCATATCATTGGCCTAATTACCTAGACATGTAAGTGTTGGGCATACCA comes from Castanea sativa cultivar Marrone di Chiusa Pesio chromosome 3, ASM4071231v1 and encodes:
- the LOC142626803 gene encoding chaperonin 60 subunit beta 4, chloroplastic-like isoform X2, which encodes MASSATHISVLYFANPILPKRPSSPSMLNPKAMAKELHLNQDGSTTKKLQAGVDMVAELVGVTLGPKGRNVVLQNKYGPPKIVNDGETVLKEIELEDPLENVGVKLVRQAGARTNDLAGDGSTTSIILAQGLIAEGLKVIAAGMNPVQIARGIEKTAKALVSELKLMSREVEDNELADVAAVSAGNDHAVGNMIADALHQVGKKGVVTIEKGKSTENSLQIVEGMQFDRGYLSPYFVTDRQKMTVEFHNCKLLLVDKKITDPKEMFKILDSAVKEKYPIVIVAEGIEQEALAPVIRNKLRGVLMAAAIKAPAFGERKSLYLDDIAILTGGTVIRDEMGLTLEKAGKEVLGSATKVLITKDSTLLVTDGSTCEAVEKRVSQIQGLVENTEENFQKKILNERIARLSGGIAILQVGAQSQVELKDKQLRIEDALNATKSAIEEGVVVGGGCCLLRLSTKVDGIKQLLDNEEQKIGAEIFRRALYYPARLIAKNAGVNGSVVIEKILSNDNINYGYNAARDCYEDLMKAGIIDPSKVVRCCLEHATSVAKSFLTSSAVVVDIKELEPIPRRPPMPTSAVAHRSLSKFHLNRVQ
- the LOC142626803 gene encoding chaperonin 60 subunit beta 4, chloroplastic-like isoform X4 produces the protein MASSATHISVLYFANPILPKRPSSPSMLNPKAMAKELHLNQDGSTTKKLQAGVDMVAELVGVTLGPKGRNVVLQNKYGPPKIVNDGETVLKEIELEDPLENVGVKLVRQAGARTNDLAGDGSTTSIILAQGLIAEGLKVIAAGMNPVQIARGIEKTAKALVSELKLMSREVEDNELADVAAVSAGNDHAVGNMIADALHQVGKKGVVTIEKGKSTENSLQIVEGMQFDRGYLSPYFVTDRQKMTVEFHNCKLLLVDKKITDPKEMFKILDSAVKEKYPIVIVAEGIEQEALAPVIRNKLRGVLMAAAIKAPAFGERKSLYLDDIAILTGGTVIRDEMGLTLEKAGKEVLGSATKVLITKDSTLLVTDGSTCEAVEKRVSQIQGLVENTEENFQKKILNERIARLSGGIAILQVGAQSQVELKDKQLRIEDALNATKSAIEEGVVVGGGCCLLRLSTKVDGIKQLLDNEEQKIGAEIFRRALYYPARLIAKNAGVNGSVVIEKILSNDNINYGYNAARDCYEDLMKAGIIDPSKVVRCCLEHATSVAKSFLTSSAVVVDIKELEPIPRRPPMPTSG
- the LOC142626803 gene encoding chaperonin 60 subunit beta 4, chloroplastic-like isoform X3; its protein translation is MASSATHISVLYFANPILPKRPSSPSMLNPKAMAKELHLNQDGSTTKKLQAGVDMVAELVGVTLGPKGRNVVLQNKYGPPKIVNDGETVLKEIELEDPLENVGVKLVRQAGARTNDLAGDGSTTSIILAQGLIAEGLKVIAAGMNPVQIARGIEKTAKALVSELKLMSREVEDNELADVAAVSAGNDHAVGNMIADALHQVGKKGVVTIEKGKSTENSLQIVEGMQFDRGYLSPYFVTDRQKMTVEFHNCKLLLVDKKITDPKEMFKILDSAVKEKYPIVIVAEGIEQEALAPVIRNKLRGVLMAAAIKAPAFGERKSLYLDDIAILTGGTVIRDEMGLTLEKAGKEVLGSATKVLITKDSTLLVTDGSTCEAVEKRVSQIQGLVENTEENFQKKILNERIARLSGGIAILQVGAQSQVELKDKQLRIEDALNATKSAIEEGVVVGGGCCLLRLSTKVDGIKQLLDNEEQKIGAEIFRRALYYPARLIAKNAGVNGSVVIEKILSNDNINYGYNAARDCYEDLMKAGIIDPSKVVRCCLEHATSVAKSFLTSSAVVVDIKELEPIPRRPPMPTSGLSPMNF
- the LOC142626803 gene encoding ruBisCO large subunit-binding protein subunit beta, chloroplastic-like isoform X1, giving the protein MASSATHISVLYFANPILPKRPSSPSMLNPKAMAKELHLNQDGSTTKKLQAGVDMVAELVGVTLGPKGRNVVLQNKYGPPKIVNDGETVLKEIELEDPLENVGVKLVRQAGARTNDLAGDGSTTSIILAQGLIAEGLKVIAAGMNPVQIARGIEKTAKALVSELKLMSREVEDNELADVAAVSAGNDHAVGNMIADALHQVGKKGVVTIEKGKSTENSLQIVEGMQFDRGYLSPYFVTDRQKMTVEFHNCKLLLVDKKITDPKEMFKILDSAVKEKYPIVIVAEGIEQEALAPVIRNKLRGVLMAAAIKAPAFGERKSLYLDDIAILTGGTVIRDEMGLTLEKAGKEVLGSATKVLITKDSTLLVTDGSTCEAVEKRVSQIQGLVENTEENFQKKILNERIARLSGGIAILQVGAQSQVELKDKQLRIEDALNATKSAIEEGVVVGGGCCLLRLSTKVDGIKQLLDNEEQKIGAEIFRRALYYPARLIAKNAGVNGSVVIEKILSNDNINYGYNAARDCYEDLMKAGIIDPSKVVRCCLEHATSVAKSFLTSSAVVVDIKELEPIPRRPPMPTSGMTTMKENKGKGLANEETVQPREDVLTQSRPAVLEKKKTLSRMLDTGSLPSGRGNKKPRHGPSKPLVVETSPFVHLVVAKLLLMAKTPLPEVSLSNPSLAGPLDSGAMILLKSERLAWDRFKQAVTNKDISICYDMSVKEFE
- the LOC142626803 gene encoding ruBisCO large subunit-binding protein subunit beta, chloroplastic-like isoform X5, whose protein sequence is MNPVQIARGIEKTAKALVSELKLMSREVEDNELADVAAVSAGNDHAVGNMIADALHQVGKKGVVTIEKGKSTENSLQIVEGMQFDRGYLSPYFVTDRQKMTVEFHNCKLLLVDKKITDPKEMFKILDSAVKEKYPIVIVAEGIEQEALAPVIRNKLRGVLMAAAIKAPAFGERKSLYLDDIAILTGGTVIRDEMGLTLEKAGKEVLGSATKVLITKDSTLLVTDGSTCEAVEKRVSQIQGLVENTEENFQKKILNERIARLSGGIAILQVGAQSQVELKDKQLRIEDALNATKSAIEEGVVVGGGCCLLRLSTKVDGIKQLLDNEEQKIGAEIFRRALYYPARLIAKNAGVNGSVVIEKILSNDNINYGYNAARDCYEDLMKAGIIDPSKVVRCCLEHATSVAKSFLTSSAVVVDIKELEPIPRRPPMPTSGMTTMKENKGKGLANEETVQPREDVLTQSRPAVLEKKKTLSRMLDTGSLPSGRGNKKPRHGPSKPLVVETSPFVHLVVAKLLLMAKTPLPEVSLSNPSLAGPLDSGAMILLKSERLAWDRFKQAVTNKDISICYDMSVKEFE